A stretch of Halichondria panicea chromosome 1, odHalPani1.1, whole genome shotgun sequence DNA encodes these proteins:
- the LOC135346320 gene encoding uncharacterized protein LOC135346320 isoform X3, with the protein MVTSPQLQVFTITVDTSNTDVTQGNPAFRSVFTDSSGGMVTANLVSLSEASIVEGTMVLCDGESSREGPLTITVADPPSPLLNPRVSFTLNQPSSSNITLEWDSPSSTGGVSVSYVLTISPTPLSGSPVTVETTSTQITISYNTLYNVTVRAVNCVGMNESLIVDLTPSCNTVVCPTPSTAAGVTIINTPPVTIGGSMLSFTCSGDNEVRTSTCGINGWSPDPGTVDCNSPVTDPPVTCSSPATPSGGCVDISGVPPPFSLGSEVIYRCDERLFPLDVRTSICTDVGGRGEWVENPGSLVCRERPVNCSLPEQPSNGTIVNYEGLNETVLEGTVLTYQCDNGLSLTGSNTIICTNAGVWNLEPSTIMCVSPTTVPLLADNVGAIAGGSLGSLFVVVVLVVVVFIVLVKKTKSSTQLSDNKVPKVAAGPVYEEVGLVTAQRTQDIQVVSNEAYGQMAKKNIELQSNQAYGELKYTA; encoded by the exons ATGGTCACTTCTCCACAACTGCAAGTATTTACCATAACTGTGGACACCAGCAACACTGATGTCACACAAGGTAATCCAGCATTCCGTAGTGTTTTCACTGACTCTAGTGGAGGAATGGTTACTGCCAATCTCGTCTCACTGTCTGAGGCCTCCATTGTAGAAGGTACTATGGTGTTGTGTGATGGAGAGAGCTCACGAGAAGGTCCTCTCACTATCACTGTGGCTG ATCCACCCTCCCCTCTACTCAACCCAAGAGTATCATTCACTCTAAACCAACCCAGTTCCTCTAATATCACTCTGGAGTGGGACTCcccctcctctactggtggtgtgtctgtcagctatgttctcaccatctccccaacacctctctcTGGGTCACCAGTCACTGTGGAGACCACCTCCACACAGATAACCATCTCCTACAACACTTTATACAATGTGACCGtcagagctgtcaactgtgtTGGAATGAATGAAAGTTTAATTGTTGATCTAA CTCCTTCTTGTAATACAGTGGTGTGCCCCACACCGTCTACTGCTGCTGGTGTGACCATCATCAACACACCTCCTGTCACTATTGGTGGATCCATGCTCTCCTTCACTTGTAGTGGAGACAATGAAGTGAGAACCTCAACCTGTGGCATTAATGGATGGTCTCCTGACCCTGGGACCGTTGACTGCAACAGTCCAGTTACAG atcCCCCAGTCACCTGTAGTTCTCCTGCCACACCGTCTGGAGGTTGTGTGGACATCAGTGGTGTCCCACCACCTTTCTCATTGGGTTCAGAAGTTATATATCGCTGTGACGAGAGACTGTTTCCCCTTGATGTGAGGACCAGCATATGCActgatgtggggggtaggggagagtgggtggagaatcctgggagcttggtgtgcagggaaaggccag TCAACTGCTCTCTACCTGAGCAGCCCTCCAACGGAACTATAGTAAACTATGAGGGGTTGAatgagacagtgttggagggaacagtgctgacttaccagtgtgacaatggactctcactgactggaTCCAACACCATCAtttgcactaatgctggagtctggaACCTTGAGCCTAGCACCatcatgtgtgtgtccccAACAACTGTCC CTCTACTGGCTGATAACGTTGGGGCTATAGCTGGTGGTTCTCTTGGCAGTCTGTTTGTGGTGGTGGTACTGGTTGTTGTGGTGTTCATAGTCTTAGTAAAGAAAACAAAAA GTAGCACCCAACTGTCAGACAATAAAGTTCCAAAAGTCGCAGCTGGTCCAGTATACGAGGAAGTCGGTCTAGTAACAGCACAAAGAACACAAGACATTCAAGTGGTGTCTAATGAAGCTTATGGACAA ATGGCAAAGAAAAACATTGAGTTGCAGTCAAACCAGGCTTATGGAGAACTCAAATATACAGCTTAA
- the LOC135346320 gene encoding uncharacterized protein LOC135346320 isoform X2, with product MQVKAVIITIQLFATSVAATLTSTSTVACPDDTVTFTCTLPGSLIRWMVTSPQLQVFTITVDTSNTDVTQGNPAFRSVFTDSSGGMVTANLVSLSEASIVEGTMVLCDGESSREGPLTITVADPPSPLLNPRVSFTLNQPSSSNITLEWDSPSSTGGVSVSYVLTISPTPLSGSPVTVETTSTQITISYNTLYNVTVRAVNCVGMNESLIVDLMVCPTPSTAAGVTIINTPPVTIGGSMLSFTCSGDNEVRTSTCGINGWSPDPGTVDCNSPVTDPPVTCSSPATPSGGCVDISGVPPPFSLGSEVIYRCDERLFPLDVRTSICTDVGGRGEWVENPGSLVCRERPVNCSLPEQPSNGTIVNYEGLNETVLEGTVLTYQCDNGLSLTGSNTIICTNAGVWNLEPSTIMCVSPTTVPLLADNVGAIAGGSLGSLFVVVVLVVVVFIVLVKKTKSSTQLSDNKVPKVAAGPVYEEVGLVTAQRTQDIQVVSNEAYGQMAKKNIELQSNQAYGELKYTA from the exons ATGCAAGTAAAAGCAGTTATTATCACTATTCAGTTGTTTGCTACTAGTGTTGCAG CCACACTGACATCCACCTCCACTGTGGCCTGTCCTGATGACACTGTCACCTTCACCTGCACTCTGCCTGGTAGTCTCATACGATGGATGGTCACTTCTCCACAACTGCAAGTATTTACCATAACTGTGGACACCAGCAACACTGATGTCACACAAGGTAATCCAGCATTCCGTAGTGTTTTCACTGACTCTAGTGGAGGAATGGTTACTGCCAATCTCGTCTCACTGTCTGAGGCCTCCATTGTAGAAGGTACTATGGTGTTGTGTGATGGAGAGAGCTCACGAGAAGGTCCTCTCACTATCACTGTGGCTG ATCCACCCTCCCCTCTACTCAACCCAAGAGTATCATTCACTCTAAACCAACCCAGTTCCTCTAATATCACTCTGGAGTGGGACTCcccctcctctactggtggtgtgtctgtcagctatgttctcaccatctccccaacacctctctcTGGGTCACCAGTCACTGTGGAGACCACCTCCACACAGATAACCATCTCCTACAACACTTTATACAATGTGACCGtcagagctgtcaactgtgtTGGAATGAATGAAAGTTTAATTGTTGATCTAA TGGTGTGCCCCACACCGTCTACTGCTGCTGGTGTGACCATCATCAACACACCTCCTGTCACTATTGGTGGATCCATGCTCTCCTTCACTTGTAGTGGAGACAATGAAGTGAGAACCTCAACCTGTGGCATTAATGGATGGTCTCCTGACCCTGGGACCGTTGACTGCAACAGTCCAGTTACAG atcCCCCAGTCACCTGTAGTTCTCCTGCCACACCGTCTGGAGGTTGTGTGGACATCAGTGGTGTCCCACCACCTTTCTCATTGGGTTCAGAAGTTATATATCGCTGTGACGAGAGACTGTTTCCCCTTGATGTGAGGACCAGCATATGCActgatgtggggggtaggggagagtgggtggagaatcctgggagcttggtgtgcagggaaaggccag TCAACTGCTCTCTACCTGAGCAGCCCTCCAACGGAACTATAGTAAACTATGAGGGGTTGAatgagacagtgttggagggaacagtgctgacttaccagtgtgacaatggactctcactgactggaTCCAACACCATCAtttgcactaatgctggagtctggaACCTTGAGCCTAGCACCatcatgtgtgtgtccccAACAACTGTCC CTCTACTGGCTGATAACGTTGGGGCTATAGCTGGTGGTTCTCTTGGCAGTCTGTTTGTGGTGGTGGTACTGGTTGTTGTGGTGTTCATAGTCTTAGTAAAGAAAACAAAAA GTAGCACCCAACTGTCAGACAATAAAGTTCCAAAAGTCGCAGCTGGTCCAGTATACGAGGAAGTCGGTCTAGTAACAGCACAAAGAACACAAGACATTCAAGTGGTGTCTAATGAAGCTTATGGACAA ATGGCAAAGAAAAACATTGAGTTGCAGTCAAACCAGGCTTATGGAGAACTCAAATATACAGCTTAA
- the LOC135346320 gene encoding uncharacterized protein LOC135346320 isoform X1, producing MQVKAVIITIQLFATSVAATLTSTSTVACPDDTVTFTCTLPGSLIRWMVTSPQLQVFTITVDTSNTDVTQGNPAFRSVFTDSSGGMVTANLVSLSEASIVEGTMVLCDGESSREGPLTITVADPPSPLLNPRVSFTLNQPSSSNITLEWDSPSSTGGVSVSYVLTISPTPLSGSPVTVETTSTQITISYNTLYNVTVRAVNCVGMNESLIVDLTPSCNTVVCPTPSTAAGVTIINTPPVTIGGSMLSFTCSGDNEVRTSTCGINGWSPDPGTVDCNSPVTDPPVTCSSPATPSGGCVDISGVPPPFSLGSEVIYRCDERLFPLDVRTSICTDVGGRGEWVENPGSLVCRERPVNCSLPEQPSNGTIVNYEGLNETVLEGTVLTYQCDNGLSLTGSNTIICTNAGVWNLEPSTIMCVSPTTVPLLADNVGAIAGGSLGSLFVVVVLVVVVFIVLVKKTKSSTQLSDNKVPKVAAGPVYEEVGLVTAQRTQDIQVVSNEAYGQMAKKNIELQSNQAYGELKYTA from the exons ATGCAAGTAAAAGCAGTTATTATCACTATTCAGTTGTTTGCTACTAGTGTTGCAG CCACACTGACATCCACCTCCACTGTGGCCTGTCCTGATGACACTGTCACCTTCACCTGCACTCTGCCTGGTAGTCTCATACGATGGATGGTCACTTCTCCACAACTGCAAGTATTTACCATAACTGTGGACACCAGCAACACTGATGTCACACAAGGTAATCCAGCATTCCGTAGTGTTTTCACTGACTCTAGTGGAGGAATGGTTACTGCCAATCTCGTCTCACTGTCTGAGGCCTCCATTGTAGAAGGTACTATGGTGTTGTGTGATGGAGAGAGCTCACGAGAAGGTCCTCTCACTATCACTGTGGCTG ATCCACCCTCCCCTCTACTCAACCCAAGAGTATCATTCACTCTAAACCAACCCAGTTCCTCTAATATCACTCTGGAGTGGGACTCcccctcctctactggtggtgtgtctgtcagctatgttctcaccatctccccaacacctctctcTGGGTCACCAGTCACTGTGGAGACCACCTCCACACAGATAACCATCTCCTACAACACTTTATACAATGTGACCGtcagagctgtcaactgtgtTGGAATGAATGAAAGTTTAATTGTTGATCTAA CTCCTTCTTGTAATACAGTGGTGTGCCCCACACCGTCTACTGCTGCTGGTGTGACCATCATCAACACACCTCCTGTCACTATTGGTGGATCCATGCTCTCCTTCACTTGTAGTGGAGACAATGAAGTGAGAACCTCAACCTGTGGCATTAATGGATGGTCTCCTGACCCTGGGACCGTTGACTGCAACAGTCCAGTTACAG atcCCCCAGTCACCTGTAGTTCTCCTGCCACACCGTCTGGAGGTTGTGTGGACATCAGTGGTGTCCCACCACCTTTCTCATTGGGTTCAGAAGTTATATATCGCTGTGACGAGAGACTGTTTCCCCTTGATGTGAGGACCAGCATATGCActgatgtggggggtaggggagagtgggtggagaatcctgggagcttggtgtgcagggaaaggccag TCAACTGCTCTCTACCTGAGCAGCCCTCCAACGGAACTATAGTAAACTATGAGGGGTTGAatgagacagtgttggagggaacagtgctgacttaccagtgtgacaatggactctcactgactggaTCCAACACCATCAtttgcactaatgctggagtctggaACCTTGAGCCTAGCACCatcatgtgtgtgtccccAACAACTGTCC CTCTACTGGCTGATAACGTTGGGGCTATAGCTGGTGGTTCTCTTGGCAGTCTGTTTGTGGTGGTGGTACTGGTTGTTGTGGTGTTCATAGTCTTAGTAAAGAAAACAAAAA GTAGCACCCAACTGTCAGACAATAAAGTTCCAAAAGTCGCAGCTGGTCCAGTATACGAGGAAGTCGGTCTAGTAACAGCACAAAGAACACAAGACATTCAAGTGGTGTCTAATGAAGCTTATGGACAA ATGGCAAAGAAAAACATTGAGTTGCAGTCAAACCAGGCTTATGGAGAACTCAAATATACAGCTTAA
- the LOC135346741 gene encoding uncharacterized protein LOC135346741 isoform X2 has protein sequence MTPVRPNKKRRIKRKSRKPDPCQSTTTTTQTSRSSSLVDDLRKKLTFTIDVGVKVNHKSPWTESETKVLVNYLRTRGHSNQWPTTKSQEFWRIAADFVHDCNPDSSERSGSACRNRVWNLLRKRYEYEAKYIRAVLGWRQSCDTRGLSQLQRCKGNYQMLNLILEELMPWANECNYNYSLFEVNRSVSAVCGFTREVLTALVADIETREWRRCLDLSPEHPRASTTDDVECFFSVMRDMVGTHFTVK, from the exons ATGACTCCTGTAAGGCCCAATAAAAAGAGGAGAATAAAGAGGAAGAGCAGGAAACCTGACCCTTGTCAGTCAACTACTACCACAACGCAaacatctagatctagctcctTAGTTGATGACCTAAGGAAGAAGTTAACTTTTACCATTGATGTCGGAGTAAAAGTG AATCACAAATCACCGTGGACTGAAAGTGAGACGAAAGTCTTGGTTAACTATTTACGGACAAGAGGGCACAGCAATCAATGGCCTACCACAAAATCCCAAGAATTTTGGAGAATTGCAGCTGATTTTGTTCATGATTGTAATCCTGATTCCAGTGAAAGATCAG GAAGTGCTTGCCGAAACAGAGTTTGGAATTTGCTTCGCAAGAGGTACGAATATGAGGCCAAATACATCCGTGCTGTCTTAGGATGGAGGCAATCATGTGACACAAGAGGACTGTCTCAATTACAGCGATGTAAGGGGAACTATCAGATGCTTAACCTCATACTTGAAGAACTGATGCCTTGGGCTAATGAGTGTAACTACAACTACTCTCTTTTTGAAGTTAACAg GAGCGTATCTGCAGTGTGTGGGTTCACAAGGGAAGTGCTAACAGCTCTGGTCGCGGACATTGAGACACGTGAATGGAGGCGATGCTTGGATCTTTCTCCTGAACATCCTCGAGCAAGCACGACGGATGACGTTGAATGCTTTTTCAGCGTAATGCGTGACATGGTTGGCACTCATTTTACTGTCAAATAG
- the LOC135346741 gene encoding uncharacterized protein LOC135346741 isoform X1 codes for MTPVRPNKKRRIKRKSRKPDPCQSTTTTTQTSRSSSLVDDLRKKLTFTIDVGVKVNHKSPWTESETKVLVNYLRTRGHSNQWPTTKSQEFWRIAADFVHDCNPDSSERSVGSACRNRVWNLLRKRYEYEAKYIRAVLGWRQSCDTRGLSQLQRCKGNYQMLNLILEELMPWANECNYNYSLFEVNRSVSAVCGFTREVLTALVADIETREWRRCLDLSPEHPRASTTDDVECFFSVMRDMVGTHFTVK; via the exons ATGACTCCTGTAAGGCCCAATAAAAAGAGGAGAATAAAGAGGAAGAGCAGGAAACCTGACCCTTGTCAGTCAACTACTACCACAACGCAaacatctagatctagctcctTAGTTGATGACCTAAGGAAGAAGTTAACTTTTACCATTGATGTCGGAGTAAAAGTG AATCACAAATCACCGTGGACTGAAAGTGAGACGAAAGTCTTGGTTAACTATTTACGGACAAGAGGGCACAGCAATCAATGGCCTACCACAAAATCCCAAGAATTTTGGAGAATTGCAGCTGATTTTGTTCATGATTGTAATCCTGATTCCAGTGAAAGATCAG TAGGAAGTGCTTGCCGAAACAGAGTTTGGAATTTGCTTCGCAAGAGGTACGAATATGAGGCCAAATACATCCGTGCTGTCTTAGGATGGAGGCAATCATGTGACACAAGAGGACTGTCTCAATTACAGCGATGTAAGGGGAACTATCAGATGCTTAACCTCATACTTGAAGAACTGATGCCTTGGGCTAATGAGTGTAACTACAACTACTCTCTTTTTGAAGTTAACAg GAGCGTATCTGCAGTGTGTGGGTTCACAAGGGAAGTGCTAACAGCTCTGGTCGCGGACATTGAGACACGTGAATGGAGGCGATGCTTGGATCTTTCTCCTGAACATCCTCGAGCAAGCACGACGGATGACGTTGAATGCTTTTTCAGCGTAATGCGTGACATGGTTGGCACTCATTTTACTGTCAAATAG
- the LOC135346234 gene encoding uncharacterized protein LOC135346234 isoform X2 — protein sequence MSIPSCKIILLVLVSWTLLANQLGSEQPCDLSPFTIIMISDNTGSTVSSIVHIPVTEALDGTLVECFAGGGTLSPQVGNTTLNVIDLNMSSVTSWIANLRTDALGSVLDWDPLDQPYQRCVTGYSITLNETVYNTTNTSLSLAGESLPYCETQTVTVKPLTLNGPLSSDTLNITVINPNLVTPAVSTSFIFQKEVLKLKVIVQDISIEIALIQMFGYISSGEDCVPTTSFNGSSVVIDFSDQSPGDTCTVCVMFRNKDCSAINSTAVTVPATVISAQEVTPSETNYTLCLSLPFTGYPPSDLLIVSILSPPHSDTITLPFPSTTNQIMVTFTDLTAGVLYTYTIRIVLTSDQSNDVVPPFTGEFSLTTLGGGGGGESTFPVAVVAGSIGGIAVLFFSIIIIIIVIVITRRRTNDLYFKEIAHQETPCVIKEESDYAVPQDLKYRGSRLSNVHMGDNFLQCRSPTPKSFSPNISDEGIYSLVFDALPNGTPQTVVSGKNNVL from the exons ATGAGTATACCAAGTTGCAAG ATTATCCTGTTGGTCCTGGTTTCATGGACACTGCTAGCAAATCAACTGG GCTCAGAACAGCCTTGTGATCTGAGTCCGTTCACCATCATCATGATCAGTGACAATACTGGCTCCACAGTGAGTTCCATCGTTCATATACCTGTGACTGAGGCACTGGACGGTACTCTGGTTGAATGCTTTGCTGGTGGTGGTACTTTGTCTCCACAAGTTGGCAACACCACACTTAATGTGATAG ATCTAAATATGTCGTCTGTAACTTCCTGGATAGCAAATCTGAGAACTGATGCTCTAGGGTCTGTTCTGGACTGGGACCCATTGGACCAACCTTACCAGAGATGTGTCACTGGCTACAGCATCACCCTGAATGAAACAGTGTACAATACCACAAACACATCTCTATCATTAGCTGGAGAGAGCCTCCCTTACTGTGAGACTCAGACAGTGACTGTGAAACCACTCACACTCAATGGACCGTTATCTTCAGACACCTTAAATATCACTGTGATCAATCCAA ACTTGGTGACTCCAGCAGTATCCACCTCCTTCATATTCCAAAAGGAAGTTTTGAAGCTCAAAGTAATAGTTCAG GATATTTCGATTGAAATTGCACTCATTCAAATGTTTGGATACATATCGAGTGGAGAGGATTGTGTTCCTACCACATCATTTAATGGGAGTTCAGTTGTAATCGATTTCTCAGACCAATCTCCTGGAGATACTtgcacagtgtgtgtgatgttcAGGAACAAGGACTGCTCTGCAATCAATTCCACTGCTGTGACTG TTCCAGCTACAGTGATTTCCGCACAAGAAGTCACACCATCAGAAACTAACTACACACTCTGTTTGTCGCTCCCCTTCACTGGTTACCCTCCCAGTGACCTGCTTATTGTCTCCATCCTCTCTCCCCCTCACTCGGATACAATCACCCTCCCTTTCCCCTCCACAACCAACCAAATCATGGTGACTTTCACTGACCTCACTGCCGGAGTCCTCTACACCTACACCATTAGAATTGTTTTGACCAGCGACCAATCGAATGATGTCGTTCCTCCTTTCACTGGAGAATTCAGTTTGACAACATTGGGAG gtggtgGTGGAGGAGAATCAACATTCCCAGTTGCAGTTGTAGCAGGGTCTATTGGTGGCATTGCTGTTCTGTTTTTTTCCATAATCATTATCATAATCGTAATCGTCATCACTCGACGTAG AACCAACGATCTATATTTCAAAGAAATTGCTCATCAGGAAAC ACCATGTGTCATTAAGGAAGAATCAGATTATGCTGTGCCTCAAGATTTGAAATATAGGGGATCCAGGCTTAGCAATGTGCACATGGGAGACAATTTCTTGCAG tgtaggAGTCCTACTCCAAAATCATTTTCTCCTAACATCTCTGATGAAGGCATATATTCACTGGTGTTCGATGCCCTCCCCAATGGCACACCCCAAACAGTTGTCAGTGGGAAGAACAATGTACTGTAG
- the LOC135346234 gene encoding uncharacterized protein LOC135346234 isoform X1, translating to MSIPSCKIILLVLVSWTLLANQLDAVYGNSAFLSNITEEETMLTVCPGELVCLTCSHIKGAQTRWAISGTISCNVIVSHDFDSGSEQPCDLSPFTIIMISDNTGSTVSSIVHIPVTEALDGTLVECFAGGGTLSPQVGNTTLNVIDLNMSSVTSWIANLRTDALGSVLDWDPLDQPYQRCVTGYSITLNETVYNTTNTSLSLAGESLPYCETQTVTVKPLTLNGPLSSDTLNITVINPNLVTPAVSTSFIFQKEVLKLKVIVQDISIEIALIQMFGYISSGEDCVPTTSFNGSSVVIDFSDQSPGDTCTVCVMFRNKDCSAINSTAVTVPATVISAQEVTPSETNYTLCLSLPFTGYPPSDLLIVSILSPPHSDTITLPFPSTTNQIMVTFTDLTAGVLYTYTIRIVLTSDQSNDVVPPFTGEFSLTTLGGGGGGESTFPVAVVAGSIGGIAVLFFSIIIIIIVIVITRRRTNDLYFKEIAHQETPCVIKEESDYAVPQDLKYRGSRLSNVHMGDNFLQCRSPTPKSFSPNISDEGIYSLVFDALPNGTPQTVVSGKNNVL from the exons ATGAGTATACCAAGTTGCAAG ATTATCCTGTTGGTCCTGGTTTCATGGACACTGCTAGCAAATCAACTGG ATGCTGTATATGGAAATTCAGCATTTCTATCAAACATTACTGAAGAAGAAACTATGTTAACAGTTTGTCCTGGAGAGTTAGTCTGTCTAACTTGTAGTCATATAAAGGGTGCACAAACTCGATGGGCAATTAGTGGAACTATATCCTGCAATGTTATAGTGAGCCACGATTTTGATTCAGGCTCAGAACAGCCTTGTGATCTGAGTCCGTTCACCATCATCATGATCAGTGACAATACTGGCTCCACAGTGAGTTCCATCGTTCATATACCTGTGACTGAGGCACTGGACGGTACTCTGGTTGAATGCTTTGCTGGTGGTGGTACTTTGTCTCCACAAGTTGGCAACACCACACTTAATGTGATAG ATCTAAATATGTCGTCTGTAACTTCCTGGATAGCAAATCTGAGAACTGATGCTCTAGGGTCTGTTCTGGACTGGGACCCATTGGACCAACCTTACCAGAGATGTGTCACTGGCTACAGCATCACCCTGAATGAAACAGTGTACAATACCACAAACACATCTCTATCATTAGCTGGAGAGAGCCTCCCTTACTGTGAGACTCAGACAGTGACTGTGAAACCACTCACACTCAATGGACCGTTATCTTCAGACACCTTAAATATCACTGTGATCAATCCAA ACTTGGTGACTCCAGCAGTATCCACCTCCTTCATATTCCAAAAGGAAGTTTTGAAGCTCAAAGTAATAGTTCAG GATATTTCGATTGAAATTGCACTCATTCAAATGTTTGGATACATATCGAGTGGAGAGGATTGTGTTCCTACCACATCATTTAATGGGAGTTCAGTTGTAATCGATTTCTCAGACCAATCTCCTGGAGATACTtgcacagtgtgtgtgatgttcAGGAACAAGGACTGCTCTGCAATCAATTCCACTGCTGTGACTG TTCCAGCTACAGTGATTTCCGCACAAGAAGTCACACCATCAGAAACTAACTACACACTCTGTTTGTCGCTCCCCTTCACTGGTTACCCTCCCAGTGACCTGCTTATTGTCTCCATCCTCTCTCCCCCTCACTCGGATACAATCACCCTCCCTTTCCCCTCCACAACCAACCAAATCATGGTGACTTTCACTGACCTCACTGCCGGAGTCCTCTACACCTACACCATTAGAATTGTTTTGACCAGCGACCAATCGAATGATGTCGTTCCTCCTTTCACTGGAGAATTCAGTTTGACAACATTGGGAG gtggtgGTGGAGGAGAATCAACATTCCCAGTTGCAGTTGTAGCAGGGTCTATTGGTGGCATTGCTGTTCTGTTTTTTTCCATAATCATTATCATAATCGTAATCGTCATCACTCGACGTAG AACCAACGATCTATATTTCAAAGAAATTGCTCATCAGGAAAC ACCATGTGTCATTAAGGAAGAATCAGATTATGCTGTGCCTCAAGATTTGAAATATAGGGGATCCAGGCTTAGCAATGTGCACATGGGAGACAATTTCTTGCAG tgtaggAGTCCTACTCCAAAATCATTTTCTCCTAACATCTCTGATGAAGGCATATATTCACTGGTGTTCGATGCCCTCCCCAATGGCACACCCCAAACAGTTGTCAGTGGGAAGAACAATGTACTGTAG
- the LOC135346757 gene encoding uncharacterized protein LOC135346757 codes for MVEVTSSSSFTFSWIPPSDTSNVGGYLFNVTGEDCGCVSMKTSADTTNVLCSDWTVSGQTCSFEVRSISEDCGFISDSVTLAISLRVPSSPTGLQVMAMYNQYRSTAYIEVDFMGVSTLLLGANLDPTISYTVTLTGTRATLQFNGVNCNTTNYCTLRVNGSQLSPADRYTVSVVASNIFGQGAPVTFVNPVGVCLVECDPEVLGKSPSSQRSTGSVAVLNGVVTLQWCGSRLCCYHNM; via the exons ATGGTTGAGGTCACTTCTTCTTCGTCCTTCACCTTCAGTTGGATTCCACCATCTGATACCAGCAATGTGGGAGGATATCTGTTTAACGTGACTGGAGAGGATTGTGGTTGTGTAAGTATGAAAACCAGTGCTGACACTACCAATGTCCTGTGTTCTGATTGGACGGTCAGTGGCCAGACCTGCTCCTTTGAAGTGAGGTCCATATCAGAAGACTGTGGGTTCATTAGTGATTCTGTTACACTAGCCATCTCACTGCGCG TACCATCCAGTCCAACTGGGCTACAAGTGATGGCAATGTACAATCAGTATAGAAGCACAGCGTACATTGAAGTGGACTTTATGGGTGTG TCCACCCTTCTACTTGGTGCTAACCTGGACCCCACTATCAGCTACACAGTCACATTAACAGGAACTAGAGCCACCCTTCAATTTAATGGAGTTAACTGTAACACTACCAACTACTGCACACTCAGAGTGAATGGGTCCCAGCTTTCTCCGGCTGACCGCtatactgtcagtgttgtTGCGTCTAATATCTTTGGCCAAGGAGCACCAGTTACCTTTGTAAATCCAG TTGGAGTGTGTCTGGTGGAATGTGACCCTGAAGTCCTGGGAAAAAGCCCTTCATCTCAAAGAAGTACTGGCTCAGTGGCTGTTCTCAATGGAGTGGTGACCTTACAGTGGTGTGGTTCTCGGCTCTGTTGCTACCATAACATGTGA